A region from the Mya arenaria isolate MELC-2E11 chromosome 2, ASM2691426v1 genome encodes:
- the LOC128243621 gene encoding uncharacterized protein LOC128243621 encodes MVQLFYYETRGKCCKKFLNHEGVPTKVHLFPYEGWAQPAMTSYWLLKTYWWSKSRVKITEVTGSQTHEVKGKIRCIKNGSIVISGKIKDKTNSDYRMYLTSNVDSADFQLGYCVTGTLERGRKKSEKGLSLTHYAMIKRRGY; translated from the exons ATGGTGCAGTTATTTTACTACGAGACACGAGGGAAATGTTGCAAGAAGTTTTTGAACCATGAAGGAGTCCCGACAAAGGTTCATTTGTTCCCATACGAAg GATGGGCACAACCAGCAATGACGTCATATTGGCTGCTGAAAACTTATTGGTGGAGTAAATCACGTGTTAAAATCACAGAAGTAACTGGATCGCAAACGCATGAAGTAAAGGGGAAAATTCGGTGCATCAAAAATGGTTCTATTGTAATTTCCGGTAAAatcaaagacaaaacaaacagCGACTACAGAATGTATCTCACATCGAATGTTGATAGTGCTGATTTCCAACTTGGTTATTGTGTTACAGGAACACTTGAAAGGGGACGGAAGAAGTCAGAAAAGGGACTAAGTCTGACACATTATGCCATGATTAAACGAAGAGGGTACTAA